In one Triplophysa dalaica isolate WHDGS20190420 chromosome 9, ASM1584641v1, whole genome shotgun sequence genomic region, the following are encoded:
- the supt5h gene encoding transcription elongation factor SPT5 isoform X2, with translation MSDSEDSDFSDNQSERSSEAEEVEENEDAQSLTGSDKAAEEEGEDLEDEEEYDEEEEEDDERPRKKPRHGGFILDEADVDDEYEDEDTWEDGAEDILEKEEAEVSNLDHVALDEDISGSRRLQNLWRDSREEALGEYYMRKYAKSSGGEHIYGVSEDLSDDITQQQLLPGVKDPNLWTVKCKIGEERATAIALMRKFIAYQCTDTPLQIKSVVAPEHVKGYIYVEAYKQTHVKAAIEGVGNLRMGFWNQQMVPIKEMTDVLKVVKEVTNLKPKSWVRLKRGLYKDDIAQVDYVEPSQNTISLKMIPRIDLDRIKARMSMKDWFAKRKKFKRPSQRLFDADKIRSLGGEVSHDGDFMIFEGNRYSRKGFLFKSFAMSAVITEGVKPTLSELEKFEDQPEGIDLEVVTETTGKEREHNLQSGDNVEVCEGELINLQGKILSVDGNKITIMPKHEDLKDPLEFPAHELRKYFRMGDHVKVIAGRFEGDTGLIVRVEENFVILFSDLTMHELKVLPRDLQLCSETASGVDAGGQHEWGELVQLDPQTVGVIVRLERETFQVLNMHGKVLTVRHQAVNRRKDNRFAVALDSEQNNIHVKDIVKVIDGPHSGREGEIRHLFRGFAFLHCKKLVENGGMFVCKTRHLVLAGGSKPRDVTNFTVGGFAPMSPRISSPMHPGGGGQQQRGGGGGGGGGGGGGGGGGGGMGRGRGRRDNDLIGQTVRISQGPYKGYIGVVKDATESTARVELHSTCQTISVDRQRLTTVGAKRHGGMTSTHGRTPMYGSQTPMYGTGSRTPMYGSQTPLHDGSRTPHYGSQTPLHDGSRTPGQSGAWDPSNPNTPSRAEDDFEFSYDDEPSPSPQGYGGTPNPQTPGYPEVPSPQVNPQYNPQTPGTPAMYNTDQYSPYAAPSPQGSYQPSPSPQSYHQVAPSPVGYQNTHSPASYHPTPSPMAYQASPSPSPVGYSPMTPGAPSPGGYNPHTPGSNIDQSSNDWVTTDIMVRVKDTFLDGGVINQTGVIRSVTGGMCSVYLQETDKVVSISSEHLEPVTPTKNNKVKVILGEDREATGVLLSIDGEDGIVRMELDEQLKILNLRFLGKLEV, from the exons GATGCGCAGAGTTTAACAGGCAGCGACAAGGCAGCAGAAGAGGAAGGAGAAGATTTGGAGGATGAGGAGGAATAtgatgaagaagaggaagaggatgaTGAACGGCCCAGGAAAAAACCTCGACACGGCGGTTTCATCTTGGATGAAGCCG ATGTTGATGATGAGTATGAAGATGAAGACACCTGGGAGGACGGGGCTGAAGACATCCTAGAGAAAG AAGAGGCGGAGG TGTCCAACCTTGACCACGTAGCGTTGGATGAAGATATCTCTGGTTCCCGTAGGTTGCAGAATCTCTGGAG GGACTCACGAGAGGAAGCTCTGGGAGAATACTACATGAGAAAATATGCCAAATCATCTGGAGGGGAACA TATTTATGGCGTCTCCGAGGATCTTTCTGATGACATTACCCAGCAACAATTGCTTCCTGGAGTCAA GGATCCTAATCTGTGGACTGTTAAGTGTAAG atcgGCGAGGAAAGAGCAACAGCCATTGCCCTCATGCGCAAATTCATTGCTTATCAATGCACCGACACC CCTCTTCAAATCAAATCCGTGGTGGCCCCTGAGCACGTCAAGGGTTATATCTACGTGGAGGCATACAAACAGACTCATGTCAAGGCCGCCATCGAGGGGGTCGGCAACCTGCGCATGGGTTTCTGGAATCAGCAAATGGTCCCCATCAAAGAGATGACAGATGTTTTGAAAGTGGTTAAGGAAGTAACGAATCTTAAACCAAAGTCTTGGGTTCGTCTCAAGCGAGGTCTTTATAAAGATGACATTGCCCAG GTGGACTATGTTGAACCGAGTCAGAATACAATCTCACTAAAAATGATACCTCGTATTGATCTGGACCGCATCAAAGCAAGGATGAGCATG AAAGATTGGTTTGCTAAAAGAAAGAAGTTTAAAAGACCATCTCAGAGGCTTTTCGATGCTGATAAGATCAG GTCTCTTGGTGGGGAAGTCAGCCATGACGGTGACTTCATGATCTTTGAAGGCAACCGCTATAGCCGCAAAGGGTTcctttttaaaagctttgccATGTCAGCCGTA ATCACAGAAGGTGTCAAGCCCACACTTTCAGAACTGGAAAAGTTTGAGGACCAACCAGAGGGTATCGACCTTGAAGTGGTCACAGAGACTACAG GTAAAGAACGTGAACACAACCTCCAGTCGGGCGATAACGTGGAGGTGTGTGAGGGTGAGTTGATCAACCTTCAGGGCAAAATCTTGAGTGTGGATGGCAACAAGATCACCATCATGCCCAAACATGAGGACCTCAAG GACCCTCTCGAGTTTCCAGCTCATGAATTGAGGAAGTACTTTCGTATGGGCGACCACGTGAAAGTAATCGCCGGCCGTTTTGAAGGTGACACGGGCCTCATAGTCCGCGTTGAGGAGAACTTTGTCATTCTCTTCTCGGACCTTACCATGCATGAG TTGAAAGTCTTGCCCAGGGACCTGCAGCTGTGTTCTGAGACGGCCTCAGGTGTGGATGCAGGTGGGCAGCACGAGTGGGGAGAGCTGGTACAGTTAGACCCCCAAACTGTGGGAGTCATTGTCAGgctagagagagagaccttCCAG GTTCTAAACATGCACGGGAAGGTTTTAACAGTGCGGCATCAGGCGGTAAACAGGCGGAAGGACAACCGCTTCGCCGTCGCTCTCGACTCAGAGCAAAACAACATTCACGTTAAGGATATTGTCAAAGTCATCGATGGACCACACTCG GGCCGTGAAGGTGAAATCCGCCATCTCTTCAGAGGCTTTGCTTTTCTGCACTGTAAGAAACTGGTTGAGAATGGaggcatgtttgtttgtaagaCACGCCACCTTGTTCTGGCTGGAGGCTCAAAG CCAAGAGATGTGACCAATTTTACAGTGGGAGGCTTTGCTCCCATGAGCCCACGAATCAGCAGTCCAATGCACCCAGGGGGAGGAG GTCAGCAGCAAAGGGGGGGCGGGGGCGGAGGCGGAGGCGGAGGTGGAGGCGGTGGTGGCGGCGGCGGCGGCATGGGTCGGGGCAGAGGACGACGAGACAATGATTTGATTGGGCAGACTGTCCGTATATCCCAGGGACCATACAAAG GCTATATTGGGGTGGTGAAGGATGCCACAGAATCAACAGCTAGGGTAGAGCTCCATTCAACATGCCAGACCATCTCTGTGGACCGTCAGCGTCTCACAACTGT AGGCGCCAAGCGACATGGAGGAATGACTTCCACCCATGGACGTACCCCAATGTATGGCTCTCAGACACCCATGTATGGAACTGGCTCACGTACTCCAATGTATGGCAGTCAGACGCCCCTCCATGATG GAAGCCGTACACCTCATTATGGCTCTCAGACTCCTTTGCATGATGGGAGTAGGACACCAGGTCAGAGTGGTGCATGGGACCCCAGCAATCCAAACACACCATCACG GGCTGAGGATGATTTCGAGTTTAGCTATGACGATGAGCCCTCGCCATCTCCTCAGGGTTATGGTGGGACGCCCAACCCTCAGACTCCCGGTTACCCAGAAGTGCCCTCCCCACAGGTCAACCCCCAGTACAACCCTCAGACACCTGGAACTCCTGCCAT GTACAACACAGACCAGTATTCCCCGTACGCAGCACCTTCTCCGCAGGGATCTTACCAGCCCAGTCCCAGCCCACAGAGTTACCACCAAGTGGCCCCAAGTCCTGTGGGATACCAAAACACGCACTCTCCTGCCAGTTACCACCCCACCCCATCACCTATGGCCTACCAG GCCAGTCCGAGCCCCAGCCCGGTAGGTTACAGTCCAATGACCCCTGGAGCTCCATCTCCCGGAGGATACAACCCTCACACTCCTGGATCTAACATCGACCAATCTTCCAATGACTGGGTCACCACAGACATCATGGTGCGAGTTAAAGACACCTTCTTGGATGGAGGCGTCATCAATCAGACTGGTGTCATCCGCAGCGTCACT GGCGGGATGTGCTCGGTTTACCTTCAAGAAACGGATAAGGTGGTTAGCATTTCAAGTGAACATCTGGAACCTGTTACTCCGACCAAAAACAACAAG GTGAAAGTGATTCTGGGAGAAGACCGGGAAGCCACAGGAGTCCTGCTCAGTATCGATGGGGAAGATGGTATTGTTCGAATGGAGCTCGACGAGCAGCTGAAGATTCTCAATCTCCGCTTTCTTGGAAAGTTGGAAGTGTGA
- the supt5h gene encoding transcription elongation factor SPT5 isoform X1 gives MSDSEDSDFSDNQSERSSEAEEVEENEDAQSLTGSDKAAEEEGEDLEDEEEYDEEEEEDDERPRKKPRHGGFILDEADVDDEYEDEDTWEDGAEDILEKAEEAEVSNLDHVALDEDISGSRRLQNLWRDSREEALGEYYMRKYAKSSGGEHIYGVSEDLSDDITQQQLLPGVKDPNLWTVKCKIGEERATAIALMRKFIAYQCTDTPLQIKSVVAPEHVKGYIYVEAYKQTHVKAAIEGVGNLRMGFWNQQMVPIKEMTDVLKVVKEVTNLKPKSWVRLKRGLYKDDIAQVDYVEPSQNTISLKMIPRIDLDRIKARMSMKDWFAKRKKFKRPSQRLFDADKIRSLGGEVSHDGDFMIFEGNRYSRKGFLFKSFAMSAVITEGVKPTLSELEKFEDQPEGIDLEVVTETTGKEREHNLQSGDNVEVCEGELINLQGKILSVDGNKITIMPKHEDLKDPLEFPAHELRKYFRMGDHVKVIAGRFEGDTGLIVRVEENFVILFSDLTMHELKVLPRDLQLCSETASGVDAGGQHEWGELVQLDPQTVGVIVRLERETFQVLNMHGKVLTVRHQAVNRRKDNRFAVALDSEQNNIHVKDIVKVIDGPHSGREGEIRHLFRGFAFLHCKKLVENGGMFVCKTRHLVLAGGSKPRDVTNFTVGGFAPMSPRISSPMHPGGGGQQQRGGGGGGGGGGGGGGGGGGGMGRGRGRRDNDLIGQTVRISQGPYKGYIGVVKDATESTARVELHSTCQTISVDRQRLTTVGAKRHGGMTSTHGRTPMYGSQTPMYGTGSRTPMYGSQTPLHDGSRTPHYGSQTPLHDGSRTPGQSGAWDPSNPNTPSRAEDDFEFSYDDEPSPSPQGYGGTPNPQTPGYPEVPSPQVNPQYNPQTPGTPAMYNTDQYSPYAAPSPQGSYQPSPSPQSYHQVAPSPVGYQNTHSPASYHPTPSPMAYQASPSPSPVGYSPMTPGAPSPGGYNPHTPGSNIDQSSNDWVTTDIMVRVKDTFLDGGVINQTGVIRSVTGGMCSVYLQETDKVVSISSEHLEPVTPTKNNKVKVILGEDREATGVLLSIDGEDGIVRMELDEQLKILNLRFLGKLEV, from the exons GATGCGCAGAGTTTAACAGGCAGCGACAAGGCAGCAGAAGAGGAAGGAGAAGATTTGGAGGATGAGGAGGAATAtgatgaagaagaggaagaggatgaTGAACGGCCCAGGAAAAAACCTCGACACGGCGGTTTCATCTTGGATGAAGCCG ATGTTGATGATGAGTATGAAGATGAAGACACCTGGGAGGACGGGGCTGAAGACATCCTAGAGAAAG CAGAAGAGGCGGAGG TGTCCAACCTTGACCACGTAGCGTTGGATGAAGATATCTCTGGTTCCCGTAGGTTGCAGAATCTCTGGAG GGACTCACGAGAGGAAGCTCTGGGAGAATACTACATGAGAAAATATGCCAAATCATCTGGAGGGGAACA TATTTATGGCGTCTCCGAGGATCTTTCTGATGACATTACCCAGCAACAATTGCTTCCTGGAGTCAA GGATCCTAATCTGTGGACTGTTAAGTGTAAG atcgGCGAGGAAAGAGCAACAGCCATTGCCCTCATGCGCAAATTCATTGCTTATCAATGCACCGACACC CCTCTTCAAATCAAATCCGTGGTGGCCCCTGAGCACGTCAAGGGTTATATCTACGTGGAGGCATACAAACAGACTCATGTCAAGGCCGCCATCGAGGGGGTCGGCAACCTGCGCATGGGTTTCTGGAATCAGCAAATGGTCCCCATCAAAGAGATGACAGATGTTTTGAAAGTGGTTAAGGAAGTAACGAATCTTAAACCAAAGTCTTGGGTTCGTCTCAAGCGAGGTCTTTATAAAGATGACATTGCCCAG GTGGACTATGTTGAACCGAGTCAGAATACAATCTCACTAAAAATGATACCTCGTATTGATCTGGACCGCATCAAAGCAAGGATGAGCATG AAAGATTGGTTTGCTAAAAGAAAGAAGTTTAAAAGACCATCTCAGAGGCTTTTCGATGCTGATAAGATCAG GTCTCTTGGTGGGGAAGTCAGCCATGACGGTGACTTCATGATCTTTGAAGGCAACCGCTATAGCCGCAAAGGGTTcctttttaaaagctttgccATGTCAGCCGTA ATCACAGAAGGTGTCAAGCCCACACTTTCAGAACTGGAAAAGTTTGAGGACCAACCAGAGGGTATCGACCTTGAAGTGGTCACAGAGACTACAG GTAAAGAACGTGAACACAACCTCCAGTCGGGCGATAACGTGGAGGTGTGTGAGGGTGAGTTGATCAACCTTCAGGGCAAAATCTTGAGTGTGGATGGCAACAAGATCACCATCATGCCCAAACATGAGGACCTCAAG GACCCTCTCGAGTTTCCAGCTCATGAATTGAGGAAGTACTTTCGTATGGGCGACCACGTGAAAGTAATCGCCGGCCGTTTTGAAGGTGACACGGGCCTCATAGTCCGCGTTGAGGAGAACTTTGTCATTCTCTTCTCGGACCTTACCATGCATGAG TTGAAAGTCTTGCCCAGGGACCTGCAGCTGTGTTCTGAGACGGCCTCAGGTGTGGATGCAGGTGGGCAGCACGAGTGGGGAGAGCTGGTACAGTTAGACCCCCAAACTGTGGGAGTCATTGTCAGgctagagagagagaccttCCAG GTTCTAAACATGCACGGGAAGGTTTTAACAGTGCGGCATCAGGCGGTAAACAGGCGGAAGGACAACCGCTTCGCCGTCGCTCTCGACTCAGAGCAAAACAACATTCACGTTAAGGATATTGTCAAAGTCATCGATGGACCACACTCG GGCCGTGAAGGTGAAATCCGCCATCTCTTCAGAGGCTTTGCTTTTCTGCACTGTAAGAAACTGGTTGAGAATGGaggcatgtttgtttgtaagaCACGCCACCTTGTTCTGGCTGGAGGCTCAAAG CCAAGAGATGTGACCAATTTTACAGTGGGAGGCTTTGCTCCCATGAGCCCACGAATCAGCAGTCCAATGCACCCAGGGGGAGGAG GTCAGCAGCAAAGGGGGGGCGGGGGCGGAGGCGGAGGCGGAGGTGGAGGCGGTGGTGGCGGCGGCGGCGGCATGGGTCGGGGCAGAGGACGACGAGACAATGATTTGATTGGGCAGACTGTCCGTATATCCCAGGGACCATACAAAG GCTATATTGGGGTGGTGAAGGATGCCACAGAATCAACAGCTAGGGTAGAGCTCCATTCAACATGCCAGACCATCTCTGTGGACCGTCAGCGTCTCACAACTGT AGGCGCCAAGCGACATGGAGGAATGACTTCCACCCATGGACGTACCCCAATGTATGGCTCTCAGACACCCATGTATGGAACTGGCTCACGTACTCCAATGTATGGCAGTCAGACGCCCCTCCATGATG GAAGCCGTACACCTCATTATGGCTCTCAGACTCCTTTGCATGATGGGAGTAGGACACCAGGTCAGAGTGGTGCATGGGACCCCAGCAATCCAAACACACCATCACG GGCTGAGGATGATTTCGAGTTTAGCTATGACGATGAGCCCTCGCCATCTCCTCAGGGTTATGGTGGGACGCCCAACCCTCAGACTCCCGGTTACCCAGAAGTGCCCTCCCCACAGGTCAACCCCCAGTACAACCCTCAGACACCTGGAACTCCTGCCAT GTACAACACAGACCAGTATTCCCCGTACGCAGCACCTTCTCCGCAGGGATCTTACCAGCCCAGTCCCAGCCCACAGAGTTACCACCAAGTGGCCCCAAGTCCTGTGGGATACCAAAACACGCACTCTCCTGCCAGTTACCACCCCACCCCATCACCTATGGCCTACCAG GCCAGTCCGAGCCCCAGCCCGGTAGGTTACAGTCCAATGACCCCTGGAGCTCCATCTCCCGGAGGATACAACCCTCACACTCCTGGATCTAACATCGACCAATCTTCCAATGACTGGGTCACCACAGACATCATGGTGCGAGTTAAAGACACCTTCTTGGATGGAGGCGTCATCAATCAGACTGGTGTCATCCGCAGCGTCACT GGCGGGATGTGCTCGGTTTACCTTCAAGAAACGGATAAGGTGGTTAGCATTTCAAGTGAACATCTGGAACCTGTTACTCCGACCAAAAACAACAAG GTGAAAGTGATTCTGGGAGAAGACCGGGAAGCCACAGGAGTCCTGCTCAGTATCGATGGGGAAGATGGTATTGTTCGAATGGAGCTCGACGAGCAGCTGAAGATTCTCAATCTCCGCTTTCTTGGAAAGTTGGAAGTGTGA
- the rnaset2l gene encoding ribonuclease T2-like — MICYKGILWAFMAVLFTGWFVTYDAGQFSEKPSKHSCNWTCMLLTLQWPGSFCISLNKPNICKIPQTVQNWTIHGLWPQRTGHCCDCWPIFHSHLQDIEPELSQLWPSLVKAKSYFIFWKEEWIKHGTCAGCEETMGSPFHYFQTAIKLRKLYDIDSVLKTSGITTSCDVSYKYDDISSVLEPLFGRNYDLQCVTDDKGRQAWVQLKINLFRNQTLGCHKQEQKQCFNTTVWLQSPGHPCPKNESIFYFPINYEQPHEPCNSSHFRKA; from the exons ATGATCTGTT ACAAAGGCATCCTCTGGGCATTCATGGCTGTTCTGTTTACTGGTTGGTTCGTCACGTATGATGCAGGCCAATTTTCTGAAAAGCCGTCAAAACA CTCATGTAACTGGACCTGTATGCTTCTCACTCTCCAATGGCCTGGGAGTTTCTGCATA AGCCTTAACAAACCAAATATTTGCAAAATACCACAGACTGTTCAAAACTGGACTATCCATGGTTTATG GCCTCAACGTACTGGTCACTGCTGTGACTGCTGGCCGATATTTCATTCCCATCTGCAG GACATTGAACCTGAACTTTCCCAGCTGTGGCCTTCACTAGTGAAAGCTAAGAGCTACTTTATCTTCTG GAAAGAAGAGTGGATTAAACACGGGACTTGTGCAGGTTGTGAGGAAACTATGGGCTCACCGTTTCATTACTTCCAGACTGCAATCAAGCTTCGGAAACTCTATGACATCGATAG TGTCTTAAAAACTTCTGGAATCACAACCTCCTGTGACGTGTCGTATAAA TATGACGACATAAGTAGTGTTCTGGAACCACTGTTTGGGCGGAATTACGACTTGCAGTGCGTGACAGACGATAag ggTCGTCAAGCATGGGTCCAACTGAAGATAAATCTCTTCAGAAACCAAACGCTTGGATGCCATAAACAAGAGCAAAAGCAGTGTTTTAATACCACGGTGTGGCTTCAAAGTCCAGGACATCCCTGTCCAAAAAACGAAAGCATCTTTTACTTTCCAATTAACTATGAGCAACCCCACGAACCTTGCAACTCAAGCCATTTCAGAAAAGCTTAG